The proteins below come from a single Cupriavidus sp. WKF15 genomic window:
- a CDS encoding efflux RND transporter periplasmic adaptor subunit, with amino-acid sequence MKTSIRALFAVLPSAAMLVACGSKPAPEALRAVRTAEIRYDDSAVTDRYVGTVQSRHEVNEAFRVGGKIVKRKVDVGQKVREGDVLAVLDDTDYQLAEEAARQQLTAAVSQARFAESDRQRLNSLKTDGSVSVSDDEKAQTGAQTTSATAEAERKKLELARNRLKYTVLRASQSGVVTAVRFEVGEVVAEGQPMVSIANEGEPEIVADLPEDRLATFRAARYKAWLASAPEQSFEVELRELSPQAAAQTRTYRARLKPAAPRLLPLGATATLLVERSAGEAPAAVIPASAITQNKGQPAVWVVRREGSGSVGTVDLIRVSVHGYRNDDVLVSGLPAGELVVTAGVQKMAPGLKVALAGAAGASQTGQAVP; translated from the coding sequence GTGAAAACCTCCATACGCGCGCTGTTCGCGGTGTTGCCGAGTGCCGCGATGCTGGTCGCATGCGGATCGAAGCCCGCCCCCGAGGCGCTTCGAGCGGTCCGCACTGCCGAGATCCGCTATGACGATAGCGCGGTGACGGACCGTTACGTTGGCACGGTGCAGTCGCGCCATGAAGTCAACGAGGCGTTCCGTGTCGGCGGCAAGATCGTCAAGCGCAAGGTCGACGTCGGTCAGAAGGTTCGCGAGGGCGATGTACTGGCAGTGCTTGACGACACCGACTATCAGCTTGCCGAGGAAGCGGCGCGGCAGCAGCTCACCGCGGCCGTGTCACAGGCGAGGTTCGCCGAGTCCGATCGGCAGCGGCTCAATTCGCTCAAAACTGACGGCTCCGTCAGCGTCTCCGACGACGAGAAGGCGCAGACCGGTGCGCAGACAACCTCGGCGACGGCAGAGGCCGAGCGGAAGAAACTCGAGCTCGCACGCAACCGGCTGAAGTACACGGTGCTGCGCGCGTCGCAGAGTGGCGTCGTCACCGCCGTGCGTTTCGAGGTGGGAGAAGTTGTCGCCGAAGGACAGCCGATGGTATCGATCGCGAACGAGGGCGAGCCAGAAATAGTCGCCGATCTGCCGGAAGATCGTCTCGCAACGTTCAGGGCGGCGCGATACAAGGCGTGGCTCGCTAGCGCGCCCGAGCAAAGCTTCGAGGTCGAGTTGCGCGAACTCTCGCCACAGGCCGCGGCACAAACCCGGACATACCGCGCCCGCCTGAAGCCGGCAGCACCCAGGCTGCTGCCGCTCGGCGCGACCGCTACGCTGCTGGTCGAACGTTCGGCTGGCGAAGCCCCGGCAGCAGTGATCCCTGCCTCGGCCATCACGCAGAACAAGGGCCAGCCCGCCGTCTGGGTGGTTCGTCGCGAGGGTTCCGGGTCGGTGGGCACCGTCGATCTGATCCGCGTTTCGGTGCACGGCTATCGCAATGACGATGTGCTCGTTTCCGGACTGCCCGCTGGCGAGCTAGTCGTTACTGCGGGAGTGCAGAAGATGGCCCCGGGCCTGAAGGTCGCGCTTGCAGGCGCGGCGGGCGCCTCGCAAACCGGGCAAGCTGTGCCATGA
- a CDS encoding efflux RND transporter permease subunit has product MKPFNLTEWALTHRAIVLFLILVVGIGGSLSFAKLGQLEDPNFSVPSMTAFVIWPGATAQQVQDEVLNRMEKKFEQLDHFEKVVTYARQGYGGMTITVKGGTSHADQREAWYQARKKFTDIKLELPDGVIGPIFNDEYGDVTGLLYAVKGDGISQWELSDVSENIKRQLLKVPMVKKIDIYGKQAKKIYVEFSNERLAALGITPLQIAESLRSQNSLLASGQIDTHGDRVLVRVSGQFNNLDDIRKVPIAAGGRLLKLGDFTSITRGYEDPPIYTVRHNGQQVLMLGITMTDDGNIVDLGKAIEQGVAKVQLELPYGVELERVADQPTVVSDSIWEFERSLLEALTIVLAVCLISLGWRTGIVVGISVPIVLGVVALVMRAMGWNLERVSLGSLIIALGLLVDDGIIAVEMMVVKMEEGWDRVKAAAYSYTATAMPRLTGALITAAAFMPIGFSQSTTGEYAGGIFWIVGTAVLFSWVVSGIITPYLAVNMLPKDLGKEHHGGDPYDTPFYRKLRTWIDLALVRRWWVIGATLTALAAAVAGSRFVPQQFFPNSARPELIVELRLKEGASFAATTQQVKKMEAVLKKDQDVRFFTAYTGAGQPRFYLALNPELPNPGYAVFVVMTKDTKARERVRSRLMETVNEEFPQAWVRVTRLELGPPVGFPVQFRVVGSDTQKVREIAREVERVVASSPKVRDVQLDWNDPVRTLKFDLDQDKARALGLAPADVTFVTQTFTNGATLSHLREGEDLIEIVARAVPSERLDLGALKDVSLYTREGTVVPLAQVARVRYEVEEPVLWRRNRDMAITVRADVKDGEQGVSVTQEIRPLLKDIEVKLPFGYRIDVGGAVEESDKANRALMAVFPVMLVTILTILILQLQSFSRMTMVFLTAPLGLIGVVAALLIFQAPLGFVAILGITALSGMIMRNSVILVDQVQAETAQGRDTWTAVVDAAVHRTRPVALTAAATVLAMIPLTRSIFWAPMALAIMGGLTVATLLTIFFMPALYAAWFNIRRTTESQSRNSSPSNPY; this is encoded by the coding sequence ATGAAGCCGTTCAATCTCACCGAATGGGCGCTGACCCACCGCGCCATCGTGCTGTTCCTGATCCTCGTGGTCGGCATTGGCGGTTCGCTCAGCTTCGCAAAGCTCGGCCAGCTCGAGGATCCGAACTTCTCGGTACCGTCGATGACGGCGTTCGTGATCTGGCCCGGCGCCACTGCGCAACAGGTCCAGGACGAGGTGCTCAACCGCATGGAGAAGAAGTTCGAACAGCTCGATCATTTCGAGAAAGTCGTGACCTATGCGCGCCAAGGCTACGGCGGCATGACGATCACAGTGAAGGGCGGCACCTCCCATGCAGACCAGCGCGAGGCCTGGTACCAGGCGCGTAAGAAGTTCACCGACATCAAGCTCGAGCTCCCTGATGGCGTCATCGGTCCGATCTTCAACGACGAATACGGCGACGTGACCGGCCTGCTCTATGCCGTCAAAGGAGATGGCATCAGTCAGTGGGAGCTATCCGACGTATCGGAAAATATCAAGCGGCAACTGCTCAAGGTGCCGATGGTGAAAAAGATCGACATCTATGGCAAGCAGGCCAAGAAGATTTACGTCGAATTCTCGAACGAGCGGCTCGCCGCGCTCGGGATTACGCCGCTGCAGATCGCTGAAAGCCTCAGAAGCCAAAACAGCCTATTGGCCAGCGGACAGATCGACACACACGGCGATCGCGTGCTCGTACGCGTGAGCGGCCAGTTCAACAACCTGGACGACATCCGCAAGGTTCCGATTGCCGCCGGCGGGCGGTTGCTCAAACTCGGCGACTTCACATCGATCACACGTGGATACGAAGATCCTCCAATTTACACGGTGCGCCATAACGGGCAGCAGGTGCTGATGCTCGGCATCACGATGACCGACGACGGCAACATTGTTGACCTCGGCAAGGCGATCGAGCAGGGAGTCGCAAAAGTGCAGCTCGAGCTGCCCTATGGCGTTGAACTCGAGCGGGTGGCTGATCAGCCGACCGTCGTCAGCGATTCGATCTGGGAGTTCGAGCGCTCGCTGCTGGAAGCGCTGACCATCGTGCTCGCGGTCTGCCTCATCAGTCTCGGCTGGCGCACGGGAATCGTGGTCGGCATTTCAGTGCCGATCGTGCTCGGCGTCGTCGCCCTGGTCATGCGTGCAATGGGCTGGAATCTCGAGCGCGTCTCGCTCGGGTCCCTGATCATTGCCCTCGGTCTGCTGGTGGATGACGGCATTATCGCGGTCGAGATGATGGTTGTGAAAATGGAGGAAGGGTGGGACCGCGTGAAAGCGGCCGCCTACTCGTACACGGCGACTGCGATGCCGCGGCTGACTGGCGCGCTCATTACGGCTGCCGCCTTCATGCCGATCGGTTTCTCCCAGTCGACCACCGGCGAGTACGCGGGCGGCATTTTCTGGATCGTCGGCACCGCGGTGCTGTTCTCGTGGGTTGTGTCGGGGATCATCACGCCGTATCTGGCCGTCAACATGCTGCCGAAGGACCTCGGAAAGGAGCACCATGGCGGCGACCCGTATGACACGCCTTTCTACCGCAAGCTGCGAACATGGATCGACCTGGCTCTCGTGCGACGCTGGTGGGTCATCGGGGCGACGTTGACCGCGCTCGCCGCTGCGGTTGCCGGGAGCAGGTTCGTACCACAGCAGTTCTTCCCGAACAGCGCGCGACCCGAGCTGATCGTCGAGCTGCGACTCAAGGAAGGCGCGTCGTTCGCCGCGACTACCCAGCAGGTGAAGAAAATGGAGGCGGTGCTCAAGAAGGACCAGGACGTGCGTTTCTTCACGGCCTACACGGGGGCGGGGCAGCCACGCTTCTATCTCGCCCTCAATCCCGAACTGCCGAACCCGGGCTACGCTGTCTTCGTCGTGATGACGAAAGACACGAAGGCTCGTGAGCGCGTGCGCTCGCGCCTGATGGAAACCGTCAACGAGGAATTCCCGCAAGCGTGGGTTCGAGTCACCCGCCTCGAACTCGGCCCGCCGGTTGGGTTTCCGGTACAGTTCCGCGTCGTCGGCTCGGACACGCAGAAGGTCCGCGAAATCGCCCGCGAGGTCGAAAGAGTGGTGGCGTCGAGCCCCAAAGTGCGCGACGTCCAGCTCGACTGGAACGACCCGGTTCGCACGCTAAAGTTCGACCTCGACCAGGACAAGGCGCGCGCGCTCGGGCTGGCTCCGGCCGATGTCACCTTCGTGACCCAAACATTTACGAACGGCGCGACGCTGTCCCACTTGCGCGAGGGGGAGGATCTGATTGAAATAGTCGCCCGTGCGGTGCCTTCCGAGCGGCTCGATCTCGGAGCGCTGAAGGACGTGAGCCTTTATACCCGCGAGGGAACGGTGGTGCCGCTGGCGCAGGTCGCGCGCGTGCGGTACGAAGTTGAAGAGCCGGTGCTCTGGCGCCGCAACCGCGACATGGCGATCACCGTGCGCGCGGACGTCAAGGATGGTGAGCAGGGCGTGTCAGTGACCCAGGAAATCCGGCCGCTCCTGAAGGATATCGAGGTGAAGCTGCCCTTCGGTTACCGCATCGACGTCGGCGGCGCGGTCGAGGAAAGCGACAAGGCCAATCGCGCGCTGATGGCGGTATTTCCCGTGATGCTGGTCACCATCCTGACGATCCTGATTCTGCAGCTTCAGAGCTTCTCGCGCATGACGATGGTCTTCCTCACCGCCCCGCTGGGGCTCATCGGCGTCGTCGCGGCGCTGCTCATTTTCCAGGCGCCGCTCGGGTTCGTCGCCATTCTTGGCATTACCGCGTTGAGCGGGATGATCATGCGAAACTCAGTGATTCTTGTCGACCAGGTGCAGGCGGAAACCGCGCAAGGGCGGGACACCTGGACGGCGGTGGTCGATGCCGCCGTGCACCGCACGCGTCCGGTGGCGCTGACCGCAGCGGCCACGGTCCTCGCCATGATTCCGCTGACCCGAAGCATATTTTGGGCGCCTATGGCCCTCGCCATCATGGGCGGCCTTACCGTTGCGACCTTGCTGACCATTTTCTTCATGCCGGCTCTGTATGCGGCGTGGTTCAACATTCGACGCACGACCGAATCGCAATCGCGAAATTCGTCGCCCTCCAACCCTTACTGA
- a CDS encoding SulP family inorganic anion transporter, translating to MGQESSRRSTGGFRVPLPEWIRDYRKTWIKPDIVAGVSAAAVVLPKAMAYATVAGLPVQVGLYTAFVPMVIYAFLGTSRPLSVSTTATIAILTAAALARAVPGAGLADLLSASATLTLMVGAILTLAGLLRLGFVARFISDPVLTGFKAGLAVVIVLDQLPKLLGIHFPKGSFFHNMLAIVTGIPHASAATVAVGVMTAGVLVAIEHFFPRAPAPLLAVAGGIGAVSLLHLQSHGVDIVGHVPPGLPSVAIPNLSLLASLGPAAAGIALMSFTETVASGRAFVERGEPMPNASRELLAIGLANAGGALLGSMPAGGGTTQTAVNRLVGARSQLSELVTAAVTLGTMLFLGPFIGLMPQATMAAVVIVYSIGLIEPSEFRAIAAVRRTEFLWAVIAVFGVVLFGTLPGILTAIVVSLLALAYHTSDPPVHVLRRKPGTNVFRPLSAEHPDDEAFAGLLLLRPEGPIFFANAESVGHKIRTLINQYQPQIVALHLRAVSDLEYTALKMLTEAEQELRKQDIELWLVGLNPGVLAMVQRSPLGDALGRGRMYFNLDRVVAAWQARRSLDRQGPLG from the coding sequence ATGGGACAAGAGTCATCAAGACGTTCCACCGGCGGTTTTCGCGTTCCGCTGCCCGAATGGATCCGCGACTATCGGAAGACGTGGATCAAGCCCGATATCGTCGCCGGTGTCTCTGCTGCGGCGGTCGTCCTTCCGAAAGCCATGGCCTACGCGACTGTCGCTGGGCTGCCCGTGCAAGTCGGGCTTTACACGGCCTTCGTCCCGATGGTGATCTACGCCTTCCTCGGCACATCGCGCCCGCTCAGCGTGAGCACCACCGCAACGATCGCGATCCTCACCGCAGCGGCACTGGCCCGGGCGGTCCCGGGCGCGGGCCTGGCAGACCTGCTAAGCGCCTCTGCAACGTTGACATTGATGGTCGGTGCCATCCTCACGCTCGCAGGGCTCCTGCGGTTGGGCTTCGTTGCCCGCTTCATCTCCGATCCAGTGTTAACGGGGTTCAAGGCTGGTCTCGCTGTTGTGATCGTGCTGGATCAGTTGCCGAAGCTGCTCGGCATTCACTTCCCAAAAGGGTCGTTTTTCCACAACATGCTGGCGATCGTCACGGGTATTCCACATGCAAGCGCAGCGACGGTCGCTGTGGGAGTGATGACAGCAGGTGTTCTGGTGGCAATCGAACATTTCTTTCCACGAGCTCCCGCCCCTCTGTTAGCGGTGGCGGGCGGGATCGGCGCCGTAAGCCTGCTCCACCTGCAATCTCACGGGGTCGACATTGTCGGCCATGTGCCGCCAGGCTTGCCTTCCGTCGCCATCCCGAACCTTTCTCTTCTCGCATCGCTCGGGCCGGCTGCTGCGGGCATTGCTTTGATGAGCTTTACCGAAACCGTCGCATCGGGGCGAGCGTTCGTTGAGCGCGGGGAACCCATGCCAAATGCCAGCCGGGAGTTGCTGGCGATCGGGCTGGCTAATGCGGGCGGCGCGCTGTTGGGCTCGATGCCGGCCGGCGGAGGAACGACGCAGACAGCCGTCAACCGGCTCGTCGGTGCCCGCAGCCAGCTTTCCGAGCTGGTCACCGCTGCCGTCACGCTAGGCACGATGCTGTTCCTTGGACCTTTCATTGGACTCATGCCGCAAGCCACAATGGCGGCAGTTGTCATCGTCTATTCGATCGGCCTGATCGAGCCCTCGGAATTTCGCGCGATTGCCGCTGTGCGGCGCACGGAGTTTCTCTGGGCCGTGATTGCGGTCTTCGGCGTTGTGCTGTTTGGAACGCTGCCGGGCATACTGACCGCCATTGTCGTCTCACTTCTGGCGCTTGCTTACCATACATCCGATCCACCGGTGCATGTCTTGCGCCGCAAGCCGGGTACGAACGTGTTTCGCCCTTTGTCCGCTGAGCACCCCGACGACGAAGCTTTTGCCGGCCTCCTGTTGTTGCGGCCGGAGGGTCCAATATTCTTTGCGAACGCCGAAAGCGTCGGGCATAAGATTCGCACGCTGATCAACCAATATCAGCCGCAAATCGTCGCGCTCCATTTGCGCGCCGTGTCCGATCTCGAGTACACGGCGCTGAAGATGCTGACGGAAGCGGAGCAGGAACTGCGCAAGCAGGACATCGAGCTCTGGCTCGTTGGTCTCAACCCGGGCGTACTGGCGATGGTGCAGCGCTCGCCGCTCGGCGACGCCCTCGGGCGCGGCCGGATGTACTTCAACCTCGATCGCGTGGTGGCGGCATGGCAGGCGCGGCGATCACTCGATCGCCAGGGGCCACTTGGGTAG
- a CDS encoding potassium channel protein, with protein MYRIEEPRLGGLRIKEWRRRTHLAIGLLFLVLLGSTLGIALLDHTDAPVRTKTFTAFWDAINLISTLGDFSDFNADQKVFMLVAIIVTMVVAGYALRQLTGMLSGDDVMIIWENKVMERTLETLGNHVAVCPFGAVGQMVAARLRDAGSTVLVLDSDAKQADKASRLGYMVMLGDQNSFDDVLERARLDTAHALFLTGSDPNSNLEITLVAHTLNPDLKIVVSGENDLRRMLLQRAGASTVIDQNDIVARAMVVQIDAHHEAQRK; from the coding sequence ATGTACCGGATCGAGGAACCACGGCTGGGTGGTCTGCGAATCAAGGAATGGCGCCGCCGTACGCATCTTGCGATCGGGCTGTTGTTTCTGGTGCTGCTGGGATCGACGCTTGGGATTGCGCTGCTCGACCACACGGATGCACCGGTAAGAACCAAGACGTTCACGGCGTTTTGGGATGCGATCAACCTCATCTCGACACTTGGCGACTTCTCGGACTTCAATGCGGACCAGAAGGTTTTCATGCTGGTCGCCATTATCGTCACGATGGTGGTTGCAGGCTACGCGTTGCGCCAGCTAACGGGGATGCTGTCGGGCGACGACGTGATGATTATTTGGGAGAACAAGGTCATGGAACGGACGCTGGAAACGCTGGGCAACCATGTCGCGGTTTGCCCGTTTGGCGCGGTTGGCCAGATGGTCGCCGCCCGCCTCCGAGACGCCGGATCGACCGTGCTAGTTCTCGATTCCGACGCGAAGCAGGCCGATAAGGCGTCCCGACTCGGATACATGGTCATGCTCGGCGATCAGAATTCGTTCGACGACGTACTCGAACGTGCCAGACTGGATACCGCCCATGCGCTCTTCCTGACGGGTTCCGATCCCAACAGCAATCTGGAAATCACGCTGGTGGCGCACACGCTCAATCCGGACCTCAAGATCGTGGTATCAGGCGAGAACGATTTGCGCAGGATGTTGCTGCAAAGGGCAGGCGCGTCGACCGTGATCGACCAGAACGACATCGTCGCGCGCGCCATGGTCGTGCAGATCGATGCCCACCACGAGGCGCAGCGCAAATGA
- the ppk2 gene encoding polyphosphate kinase 2, giving the protein MSGSRNEVKANGAKTGNKPTKKAYDKQLALLHIELVKLQEWVVRTGAKICIVFEGRDGAGKGGMIKALTERVNPRVFRVVALPAPTDREKTQMYFQRYLYHLPAAGEVVVFDRSWYSRAGVERVMGFCTEADVQMFMLATPMVERAFIDSGLILIKYWLEIGPEEQTRRLEARIHDERKIWKLSPMDLESYRRWYDYSRARDAMFTMTDTEYSPWYVANADNKKRTRLNVISHLLSKIPYEDLPRKKVSLPQRQKAEGYRESDHHFRYVPEKF; this is encoded by the coding sequence ATGTCCGGGTCCCGGAATGAGGTGAAGGCGAACGGTGCGAAAACAGGCAACAAGCCAACCAAGAAGGCATACGATAAGCAGTTGGCTTTGCTTCACATTGAACTGGTCAAGCTACAGGAATGGGTGGTGCGGACCGGTGCGAAGATTTGTATCGTATTCGAAGGGCGTGATGGCGCCGGCAAGGGCGGCATGATCAAAGCGCTTACCGAGCGTGTGAATCCGCGCGTTTTCCGGGTCGTCGCGCTACCAGCGCCGACAGATCGCGAAAAGACACAGATGTACTTCCAACGCTATCTTTATCACTTGCCGGCTGCCGGCGAAGTCGTCGTGTTTGATCGAAGTTGGTACAGTCGGGCAGGTGTCGAACGGGTCATGGGCTTCTGCACTGAGGCGGATGTGCAGATGTTCATGTTGGCCACACCGATGGTGGAGCGTGCCTTCATCGACTCTGGGCTTATCCTCATCAAGTACTGGCTGGAAATCGGCCCTGAAGAGCAGACGCGCAGGCTGGAAGCCCGGATTCACGACGAGCGCAAAATCTGGAAACTTTCACCGATGGATCTCGAATCCTATCGCCGCTGGTACGACTACTCACGAGCGCGAGACGCAATGTTCACCATGACCGACACAGAGTACTCGCCTTGGTATGTCGCAAACGCTGATAACAAAAAGCGCACTCGACTCAACGTTATCAGCCATCTGCTCAGCAAGATTCCGTACGAGGATTTGCCGCGCAAGAAGGTTTCGTTGCCCCAACGACAGAAAGCAGAAGGCTATCGCGAATCGGATCACCATTTCAGGTACGTGCCCGAGAAGTTCTGA
- a CDS encoding RNA-binding protein, with the protein MTHLLLSNLEPGTTDDEVRAFIHKYGLPPCDAIERVPGDGTHPSVVLDFNDLDPEALHKYAERIHHMLWKSRELTAQVLTERFL; encoded by the coding sequence ATGACACACCTGCTTTTGTCGAATCTCGAACCCGGCACCACGGACGACGAAGTCCGCGCGTTCATCCACAAGTATGGGCTTCCGCCCTGCGATGCCATTGAACGGGTCCCCGGAGATGGTACGCACCCGTCCGTCGTGCTGGATTTCAATGATTTGGATCCGGAGGCGCTGCACAAGTACGCCGAGCGCATCCACCACATGCTCTGGAAGAGCCGCGAACTGACCGCACAGGTCTTGACCGAACGCTTCCTCTGA
- a CDS encoding Hsp20/alpha crystallin family protein — MTESKTTAPDKKGEVGANRPWSLEALHPIENLRREMERLFDDFDRGTHLTHMRLPRFGLEPFGRHEWSMPSAPSVDLSETDKAYELTAELPGMDEKDIEVKLANGGLTIKGEKREEKEEKEKDYYLRERRFGSFERYFKLPEGADTNKIEARFSKGVLTVTLPKTAEAAGAAKKIPVKGA, encoded by the coding sequence ATGACCGAGTCTAAAACTACGGCGCCCGACAAGAAAGGCGAGGTGGGCGCCAATCGTCCCTGGTCGCTGGAGGCTTTGCACCCCATCGAGAACCTACGGCGCGAGATGGAACGCTTGTTTGACGACTTCGATCGCGGCACGCATCTGACGCATATGCGCCTGCCGCGGTTCGGGCTCGAGCCGTTTGGGCGGCACGAATGGAGCATGCCCTCCGCGCCCTCCGTTGACCTTTCGGAGACCGACAAGGCTTATGAGCTGACGGCCGAACTACCTGGGATGGACGAGAAGGACATCGAAGTCAAGCTGGCCAATGGGGGTCTGACAATCAAAGGTGAGAAGCGCGAGGAAAAAGAAGAGAAAGAGAAGGACTATTACCTTCGCGAGCGTCGCTTCGGCTCCTTTGAGCGCTATTTCAAACTGCCAGAAGGGGCTGACACAAACAAGATCGAAGCCAGATTTAGCAAGGGCGTGCTAACCGTTACGCTTCCCAAAACTGCTGAGGCAGCGGGCGCGGCAAAGAAGATTCCGGTGAAGGGCGCCTGA